A single genomic interval of Symphalangus syndactylus isolate Jambi chromosome 18, NHGRI_mSymSyn1-v2.1_pri, whole genome shotgun sequence harbors:
- the LOC129467246 gene encoding cytochrome c oxidase subunit 7B, mitochondrial-like codes for MFLLVKNALSRLQVRSIQQTMARQSHLKCTPDFHDKYGNAVLASGATFCIAVWTSVATQIKIEWNLSPVSRVTPKE; via the coding sequence ATGTTTCTCTTGGTCAAAAACGCACTCAGTCGTCTCCAAGTTCGAAGCATTCAGCAAACAATGGCAAGGCAGAGCCACCTGAAATGTACACCTGATTTTCATGACAAATACGGTAATGCTGTATTAGCTAGTGGAGCCACTTTCTGTATTGCTGTATGGACAAGTGTAGCAACACAAATCAAAATAGAATGGAACCTGTCCCCTGTTAGCAGAGTCACCCCAAAGGAATGA